In Paenibacillus sonchi, a single genomic region encodes these proteins:
- a CDS encoding Crp/Fnr family transcriptional regulator has protein sequence MKQLLLQYMTRLTSLSEAEQQAILDEILVEEYSKGTTLLKQGEVPGKCYFVLKGCVRQHAVDVMGRDITSNFYTEEQAISIFNAHKPDKSSDYTLTCLEDCVLVVGPLDTEKEMYAKYTQLETMTRRMIEESFGQVQEEFAAFIASSPEDRLKTLLHKRPGLISRVPQHQLASYLGMTPESLSRIKKRIHRERAEPGL, from the coding sequence ATGAAGCAGCTTTTACTCCAATATATGACCCGGCTGACCTCCTTGAGCGAAGCAGAGCAGCAAGCGATTCTGGATGAAATTCTTGTCGAAGAATACAGCAAAGGAACCACTCTGCTTAAGCAGGGCGAGGTTCCTGGTAAATGCTATTTTGTCCTGAAGGGATGTGTGCGGCAGCATGCAGTTGACGTTATGGGCCGGGACATCACCTCCAACTTCTATACCGAAGAGCAGGCGATCTCTATCTTCAATGCGCATAAGCCGGATAAATCGTCGGATTACACCCTGACCTGTCTGGAGGATTGCGTATTGGTCGTCGGGCCGCTGGATACCGAAAAGGAGATGTACGCCAAATACACGCAGCTTGAAACCATGACGCGCCGGATGATTGAGGAAAGCTTCGGTCAGGTGCAGGAAGAGTTCGCTGCTTTTATTGCCTCTTCTCCCGAAGACCGCCTGAAAACGCTGCTTCACAAAAGACCCGGACTGATCAGCCGAGTCCCTCAGCATCAGTTGGCAAGCTACCTTGGCATGACGCCGGAGTCGCTGAGCCGGATTAAGAAGCGGATTCACCGCGAGCGCGCGGAGCCGGGACTTTGA
- a CDS encoding DUF4386 domain-containing protein: MSAAVARTGGVSIVLMAVAAAFSYGYAHGSLVVRGDPAATFGNLQSSPLLFRGEILGWLLILACDTVAAWALYTVLKPVQPDLSLLGAWLRLSYTAVLGVAVSSLAAVSLLTDSRGQVLAGFTSGELQAEMMLFLRAFEAVWSIGLILFGGHLLIVGVLAFQSGNIPKTISVLLLLAAAGYMVIHLCRTLVPEYEGFIEVIERVFMLPMTAGELGFGLWLLFKVPAPRARGESAS; encoded by the coding sequence ATGTCTGCTGCAGTGGCACGAACTGGGGGAGTTTCAATTGTTCTGATGGCGGTGGCCGCCGCGTTTTCGTATGGATATGCTCATGGAAGTCTTGTGGTGAGGGGAGACCCAGCCGCTACCTTCGGCAACCTGCAGTCTTCTCCCCTGCTGTTCAGGGGTGAAATCCTGGGATGGCTTCTGATCTTGGCCTGTGACACCGTTGCAGCATGGGCATTATATACGGTTCTGAAGCCTGTGCAGCCGGACCTGTCCCTGCTGGGCGCATGGCTGCGTCTATCGTATACGGCGGTATTGGGTGTTGCCGTCTCCAGTCTGGCTGCTGTCTCGCTCCTTACAGACAGCAGAGGCCAGGTGCTTGCCGGCTTCACCTCCGGGGAGCTGCAGGCGGAGATGATGCTTTTTCTCCGGGCTTTTGAAGCGGTGTGGTCGATCGGGTTGATTCTGTTTGGGGGGCATCTGCTGATTGTGGGCGTGCTGGCCTTCCAATCGGGAAATATCCCGAAAACCATTAGTGTTCTATTGCTGCTGGCTGCAGCCGGTTATATGGTGATCCATCTGTGCCGCACCCTTGTTCCGGAGTATGAGGGATTCATAGAAGTCATTGAACGGGTCTTTATGCTGCCGATGACCGCAGGGGAGCTGGGCTTTGGCCTATGGCTGTTGTTCAAAGTCCCGGCTCCGCGCGCTCGCGGTGAATCCGCTTCTTAA
- a CDS encoding helix-turn-helix transcriptional regulator: MAKWDNMLSMLWMLRSGRKLTAAQIADSLEISVRTVYRYIDALCASGVPVVAESGHDGGIRILDSFKEAPLFFNSVELKALVDAFKFAQGAGYPYTEELEGALKKVENGLHEEQRCDLSSQTSGLDVISPARPPSIVLLLRDLEQAARDGRTVRIVYRKANAKQADEREVDPYGLAYDRNDWYAVTFCHRSQAVRTFRVDRIVRLEPTEERFEKPERFSASAYFRNQSEQEREADGPLIVIRVEGEPDTLNAVCGHWHLRHYLTERTDREARFLLDVPTMNKYLPQYLMTFGTAIHIREPLELKRKIREMAYTIAQHYEDDSG, encoded by the coding sequence ATGGCAAAATGGGATAACATGCTGTCCATGCTTTGGATGCTGCGATCCGGGAGGAAGCTCACCGCCGCGCAGATCGCGGACAGTCTGGAGATCAGCGTCCGCACCGTGTACCGGTATATCGACGCATTATGCGCCAGCGGCGTGCCGGTCGTCGCGGAATCAGGCCACGACGGCGGCATCCGCATTCTGGACAGCTTTAAGGAGGCGCCCTTGTTCTTCAACTCCGTAGAGTTGAAAGCGCTTGTGGACGCATTTAAATTTGCGCAAGGTGCTGGCTATCCGTATACGGAGGAACTGGAAGGCGCATTGAAAAAGGTGGAGAACGGGCTGCACGAAGAGCAGCGCTGCGATCTGTCGAGTCAGACAAGCGGCCTGGATGTGATTTCTCCGGCGCGCCCGCCTTCCATCGTTCTGTTGTTACGGGACCTGGAGCAGGCGGCGAGGGACGGGCGAACGGTCCGCATCGTCTATCGCAAAGCAAATGCGAAGCAGGCCGATGAACGTGAAGTTGATCCGTACGGATTGGCTTACGACCGAAACGACTGGTACGCTGTCACGTTCTGCCACCGGTCGCAGGCGGTGCGGACGTTCCGCGTCGACCGCATCGTGCGGCTGGAGCCGACCGAGGAGCGGTTCGAAAAGCCGGAGCGTTTCTCCGCGTCGGCCTATTTTCGCAACCAGTCCGAGCAGGAACGGGAGGCGGACGGACCGCTGATAGTCATCCGCGTTGAGGGAGAGCCAGATACGTTGAATGCGGTGTGCGGCCATTGGCACCTGCGCCACTATTTGACGGAACGGACCGATCGGGAGGCGCGGTTCCTGCTCGACGTCCCGACGATGAACAAGTACCTTCCGCAGTATCTGATGACGTTCGGCACGGCCATCCACATACGCGAGCCGCTTGAACTGAAGCGCAAGATCCGGGAAATGGCATACACAATCGCACAACATTACGAAGACGATTCCGGTTGA
- a CDS encoding DinB family protein, whose amino-acid sequence MLQHPHQLYEYHVWANDRLFTHLEQLPEEVFHANVTSVFPSVSQTFGHMYMYEQLYMSVLAEVPNENIFPRIPDWTEEAQGKTVDEMRRLFASVAEQFRDLLRRTPDLDKAMTIEHPRYGSLDTHFSEILRHVVNHGTYHRGNVTAMLRQQGHTGVPTDYMFYLVERRDGQP is encoded by the coding sequence ATGCTTCAACACCCGCATCAATTGTACGAATATCATGTTTGGGCGAATGACCGGTTATTCACTCACCTGGAGCAGCTTCCGGAGGAAGTGTTCCATGCAAATGTAACGAGCGTGTTCCCGTCCGTGTCGCAAACGTTTGGGCACATGTACATGTACGAACAGCTCTATATGTCTGTGCTCGCGGAAGTTCCGAACGAGAATATTTTTCCGAGAATCCCGGACTGGACAGAGGAAGCGCAGGGCAAAACAGTGGACGAGATGCGGCGGCTGTTCGCCAGCGTCGCCGAACAGTTCCGCGATTTGCTGCGGCGTACGCCCGACTTGGACAAGGCGATGACGATTGAGCATCCGAGGTATGGTAGTCTCGATACGCATTTCTCCGAAATTCTGCGGCATGTGGTCAACCACGGGACCTATCACCGGGGCAATGTGACCGCGATGCTGAGGCAGCAAGGGCATACTGGGGTCCCGACCGATTATATGTTCTATTTGGTAGAGCGGCGGGACGGCCAGCCGTAA
- a CDS encoding MDR family MFS transporter — MNKQIQEAGGIKRGQMLTALLIGAFVAFLNENLLANALPGLMREFGRTAATIQWLSTGYMLVIGVLVPVTALLQQWFTTRQMFMSAMALFVAGTCLCAAAPGFGILLTGRVIQACGTGLLVPLMMNTILALYPPERRGAAMGLMGLVVMVAPVIGPALSGLIIDTFNWRWLFYMVIPFALFAIIYAFMYLKNVTEVTKPKVDLVSIVMSTAGFGCVTYGFSHTSVSFGPEGYGAIAIGSLFLLLLVWRQLKIKEPLLDLSVFRQPTFSLVAVLIVFLMMVLFATTTLLPLYMQDVLKLTAFATGLLLMPGSLLNGMLMPVSGKLFDKFGPRLVIVPGLFLIAISLRLFAGIDSDTTQGSVLFNHVLLFLGMSFVVMPAQTAGLNQLPRHLVPHGTAIYNTLQQVAGGIGIALFVGIMSSGANRYLHHSLNPTAVHEKTQSMISGLQTVFWIEFILAVLILVLGWFIKKPPEHS, encoded by the coding sequence ATGAACAAACAGATTCAAGAGGCGGGCGGAATAAAGAGAGGGCAGATGCTAACTGCGCTGCTCATCGGTGCGTTTGTTGCGTTTCTGAACGAAAATTTGCTTGCCAATGCACTTCCTGGATTGATGCGGGAATTCGGGCGTACCGCCGCGACTATACAGTGGTTATCGACGGGTTATATGCTCGTTATCGGCGTGCTGGTGCCTGTGACCGCCTTACTGCAGCAATGGTTCACGACCCGCCAGATGTTCATGTCTGCGATGGCGTTGTTCGTGGCCGGCACCTGTTTGTGTGCAGCAGCGCCGGGGTTCGGAATCTTGCTGACAGGCCGGGTTATTCAGGCTTGCGGGACAGGATTATTGGTCCCGCTCATGATGAATACGATTCTCGCCCTCTATCCTCCAGAACGCCGGGGTGCCGCCATGGGGCTTATGGGGCTGGTCGTCATGGTCGCGCCTGTCATCGGACCGGCTTTGTCCGGTTTGATTATCGATACCTTTAACTGGCGGTGGCTGTTCTACATGGTGATTCCGTTCGCCCTGTTTGCGATTATTTATGCATTCATGTACTTGAAGAATGTGACAGAAGTGACCAAACCAAAGGTCGATCTTGTATCCATTGTGATGTCAACTGCCGGTTTCGGCTGCGTCACCTACGGCTTCAGCCACACAAGTGTCTCGTTTGGGCCTGAAGGTTACGGGGCGATTGCAATAGGCAGCCTTTTCCTGCTCCTGCTTGTATGGCGCCAGCTTAAGATTAAAGAGCCGTTGCTTGATCTGTCCGTATTCCGTCAACCCACTTTTTCTCTGGTTGCGGTATTGATTGTATTTCTGATGATGGTCCTATTCGCCACAACAACATTGCTGCCGCTCTATATGCAGGATGTCCTGAAGCTGACAGCATTCGCAACAGGCTTACTTCTAATGCCGGGCAGCCTCTTGAACGGGATGCTGATGCCGGTGTCGGGCAAATTATTCGATAAATTCGGGCCGAGACTCGTCATTGTGCCCGGACTGTTCCTGATTGCTATATCGTTGAGGCTGTTTGCCGGAATCGACAGTGATACAACACAAGGCTCTGTTCTGTTCAATCATGTCCTCTTATTCTTAGGCATGTCGTTCGTCGTCATGCCGGCTCAGACGGCAGGATTGAATCAGCTTCCACGTCACCTGGTCCCACATGGCACAGCCATATATAATACCCTTCAACAGGTTGCAGGTGGAATTGGCATCGCTTTGTTCGTCGGCATCATGTCGTCCGGAGCCAATCGTTATCTTCACCATTCGCTCAATCCTACTGCGGTGCATGAGAAGACACAAAGCATGATTTCCGGTCTGCAAACGGTTTTTTGGATTGAATTTATTCTTGCAGTACTTATTTTGGTGCTGGGCTGGTTTATAAAAAAGCCACCTGAACATAGTTGA
- a CDS encoding YjdF family protein, translating to MKLTVYHDGQYWVGVLEDQDQGKLKAVRYIFGAEPKDEEILQFIRNKVPELISRLSEEVAIKPSEVKKVSPKRLARQATNEVRRKGVSSYAQEALKLEYEKRKQERRTGSKQQLEAALARKRELKVLKAKEKHRGR from the coding sequence ATGAAGCTTACAGTTTATCATGATGGTCAGTATTGGGTCGGAGTCCTGGAGGATCAGGACCAAGGGAAGTTGAAAGCAGTCAGGTACATTTTTGGTGCAGAGCCTAAGGACGAGGAGATTCTACAGTTCATTCGTAACAAGGTGCCGGAGCTTATCAGCAGACTCTCGGAGGAAGTGGCCATAAAGCCGTCTGAAGTGAAAAAGGTCAGCCCCAAGCGGCTTGCAAGGCAGGCAACTAATGAAGTACGGAGAAAAGGCGTTTCTTCCTATGCTCAAGAGGCTCTTAAGCTGGAGTATGAGAAAAGAAAGCAGGAGAGACGCACCGGTTCGAAACAGCAATTGGAAGCAGCATTGGCACGTAAACGGGAATTAAAGGTGCTAAAGGCCAAAGAAAAACATCGAGGCCGCTAG
- a CDS encoding GyrI-like domain-containing protein — protein MNTYTVHKQKLIITGVAVRTTNAEEAGPEGRLPKLWETYFQSNLLSAAGGENPHFIYAVYTDYESDANGAYTVIIGHESSAELVPDDKNHVVVAVPGSKYRVFTTKKGPVYEVVAQAWREIWAYFGESTEMRAYTGDFELYDARDFDPTNTELQIYIAIK, from the coding sequence ATGAACACTTATACCGTTCACAAACAAAAGCTGATCATAACAGGAGTTGCTGTACGTACTACAAACGCAGAAGAGGCGGGACCGGAGGGGAGATTGCCCAAGCTGTGGGAAACTTATTTTCAGAGCAATCTCTTATCTGCGGCGGGAGGCGAAAATCCGCATTTCATTTACGCTGTGTACACGGATTATGAGAGCGACGCAAACGGAGCTTATACCGTTATAATTGGGCATGAATCAAGCGCTGAGCTGGTCCCGGATGACAAGAATCATGTCGTTGTGGCCGTCCCCGGGAGTAAATACAGGGTATTCACGACGAAAAAAGGGCCTGTGTATGAAGTGGTGGCACAAGCGTGGCGCGAGATTTGGGCCTATTTCGGGGAATCCACAGAGATGAGAGCCTACACAGGCGACTTTGAGCTGTATGATGCCAGAGACTTTGATCCAACAAACACAGAGCTGCAAATTTACATCGCTATAAAATAA
- a CDS encoding type II toxin-antitoxin system RelE/ParE family toxin produces MYEIVFYEDKNGNSDVEQFIDDLTAQAPKNKNARIQLDQMEVALDRLEQLGPLAGYNFVDKLTKDIWEITPGVNRVLLFLWDGNKYVLLSHFRKKTGKTPRSEIKKAELRRKDWLERQAKEE; encoded by the coding sequence GTGTATGAGATTGTTTTTTATGAAGATAAGAATGGTAATTCTGATGTTGAACAATTCATCGACGATCTGACAGCACAAGCGCCAAAAAATAAAAATGCGAGAATCCAATTAGACCAAATGGAAGTCGCTTTAGATCGGTTAGAACAATTAGGGCCGCTCGCAGGTTATAATTTTGTTGATAAACTTACGAAAGACATTTGGGAAATTACTCCGGGTGTTAATAGAGTCTTGTTATTTTTGTGGGATGGCAACAAATATGTTCTTCTCTCTCATTTTCGAAAAAAGACTGGGAAGACACCAAGAAGTGAGATCAAGAAGGCAGAACTTCGCAGGAAGGATTGGTTGGAACGCCAGGCAAAGGAGGAATGA
- a CDS encoding helix-turn-helix transcriptional regulator, with product MKTWRAKKQEIHEKLGSERSEVLEITAQLINLIHKRRLELGLTQEQLAARIIERGGNLRQEHIARIETGAVVPRIDTLVTIARALDLDLFNLKGTEEAASRTYA from the coding sequence GTGAAGACGTGGAGAGCCAAGAAACAGGAAATCCATGAAAAGCTTGGATCAGAACGATCTGAAGTCCTAGAGATTACCGCACAGCTTATTAATTTAATTCATAAACGTCGTCTCGAGTTAGGTCTAACTCAGGAGCAGCTAGCGGCTAGGATCATCGAGCGTGGCGGCAATTTGCGCCAAGAACACATTGCCCGTATCGAAACTGGAGCAGTAGTACCACGGATCGATACGTTGGTTACCATAGCAAGAGCACTCGATCTTGATTTATTTAATCTAAAAGGAACAGAAGAAGCGGCCTCGAGAACTTACGCATGA
- a CDS encoding LysR family transcriptional regulator: MIINSEWYRIFLHASDCSNLTKAAQNLNMTQPSVSYAIKQLEEALGVRLFDRLSKGVRLTQEGQTLYLHVRQAFEELDSAERQMKNMKQYREGRLRIGANGAIIKDFIVPLLDQFHARYPNIRIQLSQEKTSLILERLKRGSLDLGYIYLPVSDEEIRIVASHASPFCAVVGTAFADWSREPLPTERLMELPLLMLSPGSTTRSFIEEWLRSQGIEAEADFELNSLEMLTEFAERGYGAAFLPRAFVASRITGGSLVELHTAVPIPDRHIGIAVRKHSSLSLAAEAFLEM; the protein is encoded by the coding sequence GTGATCATCAACAGTGAATGGTACCGTATTTTCCTCCATGCCTCTGATTGTTCCAATCTAACCAAAGCTGCACAAAACCTCAATATGACGCAGCCATCCGTCAGCTACGCGATCAAGCAGCTTGAAGAAGCCCTTGGCGTCCGGCTGTTTGACCGGTTATCCAAGGGCGTCCGGTTAACACAAGAAGGACAAACTCTGTATCTGCATGTCCGGCAGGCCTTCGAGGAACTTGACTCCGCTGAGCGTCAAATGAAAAATATGAAGCAGTACCGTGAAGGCCGGCTGCGAATCGGTGCGAACGGGGCAATTATTAAGGATTTCATTGTCCCCCTGCTCGACCAGTTTCATGCCCGCTATCCCAACATTCGCATTCAATTGTCGCAGGAGAAGACCAGCCTCATCCTGGAGCGGTTGAAGCGGGGCTCGTTGGACCTCGGCTATATTTATCTGCCCGTATCCGACGAAGAGATTAGGATCGTGGCCTCCCATGCCTCACCTTTTTGCGCGGTTGTGGGAACTGCCTTTGCAGACTGGTCGCGGGAACCCCTGCCGACGGAACGGTTGATGGAGCTCCCGCTCCTGATGCTGTCCCCGGGCAGCACCACGCGTTCCTTCATTGAAGAATGGTTGCGGTCCCAGGGGATAGAAGCCGAAGCCGACTTTGAACTGAACAGTCTGGAAATGCTCACCGAATTTGCCGAGCGGGGATATGGAGCAGCCTTCCTGCCTCGGGCTTTTGTGGCCTCACGTATTACGGGAGGATCTTTAGTAGAGCTTCACACGGCAGTCCCCATCCCTGACCGCCATATTGGCATCGCTGTTCGCAAGCATTCGTCCCTGTCACTTGCGGCTGAGGCTTTCCTGGAGATGTAA
- the aroC gene encoding chorismate synthase, with translation MAGSTFGERLKVTTFGESHGEAVGAIVEGVTPGVELDEAYIQVQMDRRRPGQSSVTTPRKEYDKIRILSGLFEGRTTGTPLCIMLDNTDMRPSAYDDIKSMYRPGHADFTYEKKYGVRDYRGSGRASGRETAARVAAGAVARKLLEHRNVKVLAYTTEIGGIRCGTFDPEVIESNVVRACDPAAAERMVKRIKELAAKGDSCGGIVECRISGVPAGLGEPVFDKLDAELAKAMLSIGAVKGIEFGAGFQAAAMLGSEHNDQMDASGFQTNHAGGVIGGISTGADIVFRVAVKPTSSISVPQRTIDTGGNEREIVTKGRHDPCICPRVVPVIEAMACLVIEDHYKRQAALLDN, from the coding sequence ATGGCAGGAAGTACGTTCGGGGAGAGATTAAAAGTGACTACGTTCGGAGAATCCCATGGAGAGGCCGTAGGTGCTATTGTGGAGGGGGTTACCCCGGGTGTCGAATTGGACGAAGCATACATCCAAGTTCAGATGGACCGGAGAAGACCAGGGCAGTCCTCCGTCACGACTCCCCGGAAGGAATATGATAAGATCCGCATCCTGTCCGGCCTCTTCGAGGGCCGGACAACAGGTACACCACTGTGCATCATGCTGGACAATACGGACATGCGCCCGTCGGCGTATGATGATATTAAATCTATGTACCGGCCCGGACATGCGGATTTCACCTATGAGAAGAAGTACGGGGTTCGTGACTATCGCGGGAGCGGCAGGGCTTCGGGCAGGGAGACGGCGGCCCGCGTGGCTGCGGGTGCGGTTGCGCGCAAGCTGCTGGAGCATCGGAACGTGAAGGTACTGGCTTATACCACCGAAATCGGCGGCATCCGCTGCGGGACATTTGACCCGGAGGTTATCGAATCCAACGTGGTGCGGGCGTGCGATCCTGCGGCGGCAGAACGTATGGTTAAGCGGATCAAAGAGCTGGCTGCTAAGGGCGACAGCTGCGGAGGAATTGTGGAATGCCGGATTAGCGGCGTCCCGGCAGGACTTGGGGAGCCTGTGTTTGACAAGCTGGATGCAGAGCTGGCCAAGGCAATGCTCTCCATCGGGGCGGTCAAAGGCATTGAATTTGGCGCCGGTTTCCAGGCGGCAGCTATGCTTGGAAGTGAGCACAATGATCAGATGGACGCAAGCGGATTTCAGACGAACCATGCCGGAGGGGTTATCGGCGGCATCAGCACAGGGGCAGACATCGTCTTCCGTGTGGCCGTCAAGCCGACCTCTTCGATTTCAGTCCCCCAACGGACCATCGACACCGGCGGCAATGAACGGGAAATCGTGACCAAAGGCAGGCATGATCCCTGCATCTGCCCCCGCGTTGTGCCGGTGATTGAAGCCATGGCCTGCCTGGTGATTGAGGATCATTACAAGCGGCAGGCGGCATTGCTGGATAACTAA
- a CDS encoding TetR/AcrR family transcriptional regulator encodes MPRLKEEQLQKIYDERKKQITAAAVKIFAQHGIQGTKISMVTAEAGVSHGLFYHYFKTKEELFISLVREAVVTSVAEIDQLSRLSGSPIEKVKVLTEAILDESGTPFFMLLHQARNSQEVPEEVSQLIQQYPLDLYVERLLPLFKEGQERGEIADGNLKELISGYITILSGVMVLGKGYSIPSAELLLRFVKP; translated from the coding sequence ATGCCACGCTTAAAAGAAGAACAGCTTCAAAAAATTTACGATGAGCGCAAAAAACAAATTACAGCGGCAGCTGTAAAAATCTTCGCACAGCATGGCATTCAAGGAACGAAAATCAGTATGGTCACTGCTGAAGCGGGGGTGAGCCACGGACTTTTTTACCATTATTTCAAAACGAAAGAAGAACTCTTCATTTCACTGGTCCGGGAGGCAGTGGTTACATCGGTTGCGGAAATCGATCAATTGAGCCGATTGTCTGGATCACCGATTGAGAAAGTAAAAGTCTTAACGGAGGCAATTCTGGATGAGAGTGGGACCCCGTTTTTTATGCTGCTGCATCAAGCCCGGAATTCCCAAGAGGTTCCCGAAGAAGTAAGCCAGCTGATCCAACAATATCCGCTGGATCTATATGTTGAAAGGTTGCTTCCGTTGTTCAAAGAAGGGCAGGAACGAGGGGAAATCGCAGATGGAAATCTGAAGGAACTGATCTCAGGCTACATAACGATTCTTTCCGGTGTGATGGTCTTGGGCAAGGGCTATTCTATCCCTTCCGCCGAATTATTGTTGAGGTTTGTGAAGCCATAA
- a CDS encoding DUF1304 domain-containing protein: MMILSTILVALVALEHVYILILEMFMWTTPRAQKAFGTTSQFAKETKSLAANQGLYNGFLAAGLVWGLLHPNNTFGFQLQLFFLICVGVAAVYGSITAKKSILFVQGLPAFAAILAVVLANL, from the coding sequence ATGATGATTTTAAGTACAATACTTGTAGCGCTTGTAGCACTTGAGCATGTGTATATTTTAATCCTGGAGATGTTTATGTGGACTACCCCAAGAGCGCAGAAGGCGTTCGGGACCACCAGTCAGTTCGCTAAGGAGACGAAATCCCTCGCGGCCAACCAAGGGTTGTATAATGGCTTTCTGGCAGCGGGTTTAGTATGGGGCCTGCTCCATCCGAACAACACATTCGGGTTCCAGCTTCAACTGTTTTTTCTGATTTGTGTAGGTGTTGCAGCGGTCTATGGCAGCATCACTGCCAAGAAATCGATTCTGTTCGTCCAGGGCCTTCCGGCCTTCGCGGCTATTCTCGCTGTTGTTCTGGCGAATCTGTGA
- a CDS encoding GNAT family N-acetyltransferase, whose translation MYIRTLTSADAEIYRELRLQSLLQNPEAFLSTYESEFKISIVTTRIRLEPADAHFTLGAFDTEEKLVGIITFFRESRPKIHHKAHVYSVYVDPGARQQGVGRLLMLELISRAKALPGLEILNLTLTSTNLPAKRLYESLGFICYGTEPRAMKLGEEYLDEDLMYLQIVPELQEGNGNY comes from the coding sequence TTGTACATAAGAACACTGACTTCCGCCGATGCGGAGATTTACCGCGAACTCCGGCTGCAGTCGCTGCTGCAGAACCCGGAGGCTTTTCTCAGCACTTATGAATCCGAGTTCAAAATCTCCATTGTCACTACACGGATCAGACTGGAGCCGGCGGATGCTCATTTTACACTGGGAGCTTTTGACACAGAGGAAAAGCTGGTGGGCATCATCACTTTTTTCCGTGAGAGTAGGCCGAAAATCCATCATAAAGCCCATGTATATTCCGTATACGTTGATCCGGGCGCCCGCCAGCAGGGAGTGGGACGGCTCCTGATGCTGGAACTGATCAGCCGGGCCAAAGCATTGCCGGGTCTGGAAATTCTTAATCTGACGCTTACCTCCACCAACCTGCCCGCCAAACGGCTGTATGAATCTCTGGGTTTTATCTGCTACGGCACAGAGCCGAGGGCAATGAAGCTGGGGGAGGAATATCTGGACGAGGATCTGATGTATTTGCAGATTGTGCCGGAGCTGCAGGAGGGAAATGGAAATTATTAG
- a CDS encoding ZIP family metal transporter, with the protein MATALFGSFLSAMATVLGVVPILFVRRLSELWKDVLVAFTAGIMVSASTFGLMPQAIKESGIIALSLGLITGVLLLDLIENNIPHIDVENKPGFTNMDSKALLVLIALFIHNIPEGLSTGFSYASQQASLGPMVAIAIGAQNMPEGLILAVFLLNSQATRRKALIMAALTGLMEMVSAVIGYFTASYVQNVVGYGLAFAAGAMLFIVYKELIPESHGHGYERPSTYSFIFGLLVMVYITQVYA; encoded by the coding sequence TTGGCAACTGCGCTTTTTGGCAGCTTTTTATCGGCTATGGCTACTGTGCTTGGGGTGGTTCCCATTCTGTTTGTCCGGAGATTGTCCGAGCTGTGGAAGGATGTGCTGGTCGCCTTCACCGCCGGAATTATGGTATCTGCATCCACCTTTGGGTTAATGCCGCAGGCGATCAAAGAGTCGGGAATCATTGCCCTGTCCCTGGGTCTGATTACCGGTGTGCTGCTGCTCGATCTGATTGAGAATAATATTCCCCATATTGATGTAGAGAATAAACCCGGCTTCACCAACATGGATTCCAAAGCGCTGCTCGTGCTGATCGCGCTGTTCATTCATAATATTCCCGAAGGCCTCAGTACAGGTTTCAGCTACGCCAGCCAGCAGGCCAGTCTCGGTCCCATGGTGGCGATCGCTATCGGGGCGCAGAACATGCCGGAAGGGCTCATCCTGGCGGTGTTTTTGCTCAATTCCCAAGCGACCCGTCGAAAAGCGCTGATCATGGCCGCCTTGACCGGCCTCATGGAGATGGTATCGGCGGTCATCGGTTATTTTACAGCCAGCTATGTGCAGAATGTAGTAGGGTACGGGCTGGCATTTGCTGCCGGAGCGATGCTCTTCATCGTCTATAAGGAACTGATTCCCGAGAGCCACGGTCATGGTTACGAACGCCCGTCCACCTATTCCTTTATCTTCGGGCTGCTGGTGATGGTGTATATAACGCAAGTTTATGCGTGA